Proteins found in one Venturia canescens isolate UGA chromosome 6, ASM1945775v1, whole genome shotgun sequence genomic segment:
- the LOC122412775 gene encoding radial spoke head 1 homolog isoform X1 yields the protein MAQIAGEGGETGETEANPLGAYDGERNKIGERHGYGRSLLPNGDMYVGRYCKGLRHGKGLYVLKNGARYEGDWRFGLKHGQGTFWYPDGTRYEGDWKRDTKYGFGAYHYANRDVYEGGWKKNLRHGLGTYLYEATGTKFMGTWTNDRMQGPGQLVHSRHRFHGSWELNLPYGRGCFVFENGTMQHGHYVHQEDPNYQRGDVQRGKEASLNDEALGDGNEKGGEEVPPSADAPKPLKQGIRSIWRARYVTLYSPELLPEPPMLVKEKASTESLPDECRSSEVWSEKEEFSRVPDVEQSEEFEDNSYGKNSPYESVTPDFGE from the exons ATGGCACAAATAGCTGGGGAGGGTGGAGAAACCGGTGAGACCGAGGCAAATCCTCTTGGG GCTTACGACGGGGAGAGAAACAAAATTGGCGAGAGACACGGTTATGGGAGGAGCCTTCTACCAAACGGTGACATGTACGTGGGTCGTTATTGCAAAGGTTTGAGACACGGAAAGGGCCTTTATGTTTTGAAAAACGGTGCGAGATACGAGGGCGATTGGCGCTTTGGTCTGAAACACGGTCAGGGCACTTTTTGGTATCCCGATGGGACCCGCTACGAAG GCGACTGGAAACGTGACACGAAGTATGGCTTTGGTGCTTATCATTACGCGAACCGTGACGTGTACGAGGGTGgctggaagaaaaatcttcgtCACGGTCTCGGTACGTATCTCTACGAAGCCACCGGCACGAAGTTCATGGGTACATGGACAAACGATCGCATGCAAGGTCCGGGTCAGTTGGTTCATTCACGTCATCGTTTTCACGGTTCTTGGGAGCTCAATTTG CCCTACGGACGTGGTTGTTTCGTTTTTGAAAATGGCACGATGCAACACGGTCACTACGTTCACCAGGAGGATCCGAATTACCAGCGAGGCGATGTCCAGCGTGGAAAA GAAGCGAGTCTCAACGACGAGGCATTGGGTGACGGAAATGAAAAGGGTGGAGAGGAAGTTCCACCCTCCGCGGATGCTCCAAAACCGCTGAAGCAAGGGATTCGTTCTATTTGGCGAGCCCGTTACGTCACTCTTTACAGTCCGGAATTACTACCGGAGCCACCGATGCTCGTGAAAGAAAAA GCCTCAACGGAGTCGTTGCCAGACGAGTGTCGTTCGAGCGAAGTCTGGAGTGAAAAGGAAGAGTTTTCGAGAGTCCCAGACGTTGAACAAAGCGAAGAATTCGAGGATAATTCTTATGGGAAGAATTCCCCTTACGAGTCAGTGACACCGGACTTTGGCGAATAA
- the LOC122412773 gene encoding cytochrome P450 4g15-like isoform X1, which yields MFFGLDVFNELLTKEFWKILVISLTGIWSVLWYTKKWRECRSRFSKLAKCLPGPPTIPLVGNALSFAFCRQEKLLDRIVSVLAPYEAVSPIRIWMGPALYIVITAPRDIEIVLNSQHAAKKGMVYKFLYPFVGEGLISGSGSDFSWISHRKMFLTTMNQRILREHVKIFDKRCRMLTRKLENLADRRTIDIHDYVEGCTIDLASETILGCDDVNALDNPDHEFARSTAEMYEIVYTRMFRLWMHPDCVFRLTSKYERQRCIVKVIHNFTEKCIAAKREESLNNSHDVERISILEQILEANDVTHALTDDEIRDEIYTVFLAAQDTLAIVSSFASLMFAMHPEIQEKARKEIREIWSEDEPVTLEHLNRMKYLECCVKETLRLFPIAPLLIRHLKSELALGTCTLPENCQVVIAAYVTHRSEKYWRSPEEFVPERFTSKETAERHSHVFIPFSGGPMSCIGQKYALLALKAILAHVLQHYRMNTHVKMTDIQLKSDISIRSINGYKVSLEALMSERRHDRC from the exons ATGTTTTTTGGTCTTGACGTTTTCAACGAACTTTTGACGAAGG AGTTTTGGAAAATCCTCGTCATTTCTTTAACCGGAATTTGGAGTGTTTTATGGTACACGAAGAAGTGGCGTGAATGCAGATCGCGTTTTTCCAAATTGGCTAAATGTCTGCCGGGACCACCGACTATTCCGCTCGTCGGGAATGCCTTGAGCTTCGCTTTTTGCCGACAAGAAA AACTGCTCGATCGTATCGTAAGTGTCTTAGCACCTTACGAAGCTGTTTCACCGATCAGAATTTGGATGGGGCCTGCGCTGTATATTGTGATTACCGCTCCTCGGGACATagag ATTGTACTGAACAGTCAGCACGCAGCGAAGAAGGGAATGgtctataaatttttatacccCTTTGTCGGCGAAGGTCTCATAAGTGGCTCCGGCTCTG ATTTCAGCTGGATATCTCACAGGAAAATGTTCTTGACGACGATGAACCAACGAATTCTCCGCGAGCACGTCAAGATATTCGACAAAAGATGCcgaatgttgacgagaaagtTGGAGAATCTTGCTGATCGAAGAACAATCGACATTCACGATTACGTCGAAGGATGTACAATCGACCTTGCAAGTG AAACCATACTGGGATGCGACGACGTTAACGCACTGGACAATCCTGATCACGAATTCGCTCGAAGCACGGCCGA AATGTACGAAATCGTTTATACCCGGATGTTCCGGCTGTGGATGCACCCTGATTGCGTGTTCCGCTTGACCTCGAAGTACGAGAGACAACGCTGCATCGTTAAAGTAATTCATAATTTCACGGAGAAG TGCATCGCCGCCAAGAGGGAGGAATCGCTGAATAACTCGCACGACGTTGAAAGAATTTCTATACTGGAACAGATCCTCGAGGCTAACGACGTCACTCACGCATTAACCGACGATGAAATCAGAGACGAGATTTATACGGTCTTCTTAGCT GCCCAGGACACGCTCGCCATTGTCAGTAGTTTCGCCAGCTTGATGTTCGCCATGCACCCGGAGATTCAGGAGAAAGCGAGGAAAGAGATTCGGGAAATATGGAGCGAAGATGAACCGGTTACGTTGGAGCATTTGAATCGCATGAAATACTTGGAATGCTGCGTCAAAGAGACTTTGAGACTTTTTCCAATAGCCCCTCTGTTGATCAGGCATCTCAAATCCGAGCTTGCCCTTG GTACGTGCACCTTGCCAGAAAATTGTCAGGTTGTCATCGCAGCCTACGTCACTCATCGGAGCGAAAAATACTGGAGAAGTCCAGAGGAGTTTGTACCTGAAAGATTTACGAGCAAGGAGACGGCGGAGAGGCATTCTCACGTTTTTATTCCATTCAGCGGTGGCCCCATGAGCTGCATTG GTCAGAAGTACGCTTTGCTGGCTCTCAAAGCAATCTTGGCTCACGTTCTACAGCATTACAGAATGAACACCCACGTGAAAATGACCGACATCCAACTGAAATCCGATATATCGATTCGTTCGATTAACGGATACAAAGTTTCTCTCGAGGCCTTAATGAGCGAACGACGACACGATCGGTGCTGA
- the LOC122412775 gene encoding radial spoke head 1 homolog isoform X2, translating to MYVGRYCKGLRHGKGLYVLKNGARYEGDWRFGLKHGQGTFWYPDGTRYEGDWKRDTKYGFGAYHYANRDVYEGGWKKNLRHGLGTYLYEATGTKFMGTWTNDRMQGPGQLVHSRHRFHGSWELNLPYGRGCFVFENGTMQHGHYVHQEDPNYQRGDVQRGKEASLNDEALGDGNEKGGEEVPPSADAPKPLKQGIRSIWRARYVTLYSPELLPEPPMLVKEKASTESLPDECRSSEVWSEKEEFSRVPDVEQSEEFEDNSYGKNSPYESVTPDFGE from the exons ATGTACGTGGGTCGTTATTGCAAAGGTTTGAGACACGGAAAGGGCCTTTATGTTTTGAAAAACGGTGCGAGATACGAGGGCGATTGGCGCTTTGGTCTGAAACACGGTCAGGGCACTTTTTGGTATCCCGATGGGACCCGCTACGAAG GCGACTGGAAACGTGACACGAAGTATGGCTTTGGTGCTTATCATTACGCGAACCGTGACGTGTACGAGGGTGgctggaagaaaaatcttcgtCACGGTCTCGGTACGTATCTCTACGAAGCCACCGGCACGAAGTTCATGGGTACATGGACAAACGATCGCATGCAAGGTCCGGGTCAGTTGGTTCATTCACGTCATCGTTTTCACGGTTCTTGGGAGCTCAATTTG CCCTACGGACGTGGTTGTTTCGTTTTTGAAAATGGCACGATGCAACACGGTCACTACGTTCACCAGGAGGATCCGAATTACCAGCGAGGCGATGTCCAGCGTGGAAAA GAAGCGAGTCTCAACGACGAGGCATTGGGTGACGGAAATGAAAAGGGTGGAGAGGAAGTTCCACCCTCCGCGGATGCTCCAAAACCGCTGAAGCAAGGGATTCGTTCTATTTGGCGAGCCCGTTACGTCACTCTTTACAGTCCGGAATTACTACCGGAGCCACCGATGCTCGTGAAAGAAAAA GCCTCAACGGAGTCGTTGCCAGACGAGTGTCGTTCGAGCGAAGTCTGGAGTGAAAAGGAAGAGTTTTCGAGAGTCCCAGACGTTGAACAAAGCGAAGAATTCGAGGATAATTCTTATGGGAAGAATTCCCCTTACGAGTCAGTGACACCGGACTTTGGCGAATAA
- the LOC122412773 gene encoding cytochrome P450 4C1-like isoform X2 codes for MLVWVEVTQTFVPKVSYCEYKSIVLNSQHAAKKGMVYKFLYPFVGEGLISGSGSDFSWISHRKMFLTTMNQRILREHVKIFDKRCRMLTRKLENLADRRTIDIHDYVEGCTIDLASETILGCDDVNALDNPDHEFARSTAEMYEIVYTRMFRLWMHPDCVFRLTSKYERQRCIVKVIHNFTEKCIAAKREESLNNSHDVERISILEQILEANDVTHALTDDEIRDEIYTVFLAAQDTLAIVSSFASLMFAMHPEIQEKARKEIREIWSEDEPVTLEHLNRMKYLECCVKETLRLFPIAPLLIRHLKSELALGTCTLPENCQVVIAAYVTHRSEKYWRSPEEFVPERFTSKETAERHSHVFIPFSGGPMSCIGQKYALLALKAILAHVLQHYRMNTHVKMTDIQLKSDISIRSINGYKVSLEALMSERRHDRC; via the exons ATGCTCGTTTGGGTCGAAGTGACCCAGACGTTCGTACCGAAAGTTTCATACTGCGAATATAAATCG ATTGTACTGAACAGTCAGCACGCAGCGAAGAAGGGAATGgtctataaatttttatacccCTTTGTCGGCGAAGGTCTCATAAGTGGCTCCGGCTCTG ATTTCAGCTGGATATCTCACAGGAAAATGTTCTTGACGACGATGAACCAACGAATTCTCCGCGAGCACGTCAAGATATTCGACAAAAGATGCcgaatgttgacgagaaagtTGGAGAATCTTGCTGATCGAAGAACAATCGACATTCACGATTACGTCGAAGGATGTACAATCGACCTTGCAAGTG AAACCATACTGGGATGCGACGACGTTAACGCACTGGACAATCCTGATCACGAATTCGCTCGAAGCACGGCCGA AATGTACGAAATCGTTTATACCCGGATGTTCCGGCTGTGGATGCACCCTGATTGCGTGTTCCGCTTGACCTCGAAGTACGAGAGACAACGCTGCATCGTTAAAGTAATTCATAATTTCACGGAGAAG TGCATCGCCGCCAAGAGGGAGGAATCGCTGAATAACTCGCACGACGTTGAAAGAATTTCTATACTGGAACAGATCCTCGAGGCTAACGACGTCACTCACGCATTAACCGACGATGAAATCAGAGACGAGATTTATACGGTCTTCTTAGCT GCCCAGGACACGCTCGCCATTGTCAGTAGTTTCGCCAGCTTGATGTTCGCCATGCACCCGGAGATTCAGGAGAAAGCGAGGAAAGAGATTCGGGAAATATGGAGCGAAGATGAACCGGTTACGTTGGAGCATTTGAATCGCATGAAATACTTGGAATGCTGCGTCAAAGAGACTTTGAGACTTTTTCCAATAGCCCCTCTGTTGATCAGGCATCTCAAATCCGAGCTTGCCCTTG GTACGTGCACCTTGCCAGAAAATTGTCAGGTTGTCATCGCAGCCTACGTCACTCATCGGAGCGAAAAATACTGGAGAAGTCCAGAGGAGTTTGTACCTGAAAGATTTACGAGCAAGGAGACGGCGGAGAGGCATTCTCACGTTTTTATTCCATTCAGCGGTGGCCCCATGAGCTGCATTG GTCAGAAGTACGCTTTGCTGGCTCTCAAAGCAATCTTGGCTCACGTTCTACAGCATTACAGAATGAACACCCACGTGAAAATGACCGACATCCAACTGAAATCCGATATATCGATTCGTTCGATTAACGGATACAAAGTTTCTCTCGAGGCCTTAATGAGCGAACGACGACACGATCGGTGCTGA
- the LOC122412776 gene encoding transmembrane protein 272-like: MSQNSTSINGLSNESMGGVNPGSNHHVTAISCTPPPSYHNINLPPGHPAVLINDRGAPPSYEDVIDPNAPPPSYDSLFGRMREAHKASKGVFDFLLNIVVLLLGTIGCTIIIGVTIVVPICMMVIGGIYLYDCPQGEYIPVYLLVGGGFGVFKQLLHLSARVRKRQEERDEERMRQTPTQTLINCFMLGWFIIGSMWVYKEYEPNYDPSRGKYCNKTLYLFAFWLITCVYIVLGLITAGLCSISVASIAFQRRPPDLM; encoded by the exons ATGTCGCAAAATTCTACAAGTATCAATGGACTCTCCAACGAGAGTATGGGTGGTGTTAATCCAGGAAGTAACCATCATGTTACTGCTATAAGTTGCACCCCGCCACCCTCTTATCACAATATCAATCTTCCACCGGGTCATCCAGCTGTGTTGATCAATGATCGTGGAGCTCCTCCATCCTACGAAGACGTCATTGATCCCAATG CCCCGCCACCATCATACGATTCTCTATTTGGACGTATGAGAGAAGCccacaaagcatccaaaggagTTTTCGATTTCCTCTTAAATATTGTAGTTCTGCTATTGGGCACAA TCGGCTGTACGATCATCATAGGTGTGACAATAGTGGTGCCCATATGCATGATGGTGATAGGGGGAATCTATTTGTACGATTGTCCTCAGGGTGAGTATATACCGGTTTATCTCCTCGTCGGAGGAGGTTTCGGTGTTTTCAAGCAACTTCTGCATCTCTCAGCGAGGGTTAGAAAACGTCAGGAAGAAAGAGATGAGGAGAGAATGAGACAAACTCCAACTCAGACATTAATCAATTGTTTTATGCTCGGCTGGTTCATAATCG gCTCGATGTGGGTGTATAAGGAATACGAGCCGAATTATGATCCATCGCGGGGAAAATATTGCAACAAGACGCTTTACCTGTTCGCGTTCTGGTTGATAACGTGTGTTTACATTGTGCTCGGTTTAATAACAGCCGGTCTGTGCAGCATATCCGTAGCAAGTATCGCTTTTCAGCGAAGACCGCCGGATCTCATGTGA
- the LOC122412773 gene encoding cytochrome P450 4g15-like isoform X3: MGPALYIVITAPRDIEIVLNSQHAAKKGMVYKFLYPFVGEGLISGSGSDFSWISHRKMFLTTMNQRILREHVKIFDKRCRMLTRKLENLADRRTIDIHDYVEGCTIDLASETILGCDDVNALDNPDHEFARSTAEMYEIVYTRMFRLWMHPDCVFRLTSKYERQRCIVKVIHNFTEKCIAAKREESLNNSHDVERISILEQILEANDVTHALTDDEIRDEIYTVFLAAQDTLAIVSSFASLMFAMHPEIQEKARKEIREIWSEDEPVTLEHLNRMKYLECCVKETLRLFPIAPLLIRHLKSELALGTCTLPENCQVVIAAYVTHRSEKYWRSPEEFVPERFTSKETAERHSHVFIPFSGGPMSCIGQKYALLALKAILAHVLQHYRMNTHVKMTDIQLKSDISIRSINGYKVSLEALMSERRHDRC, translated from the exons ATGGGGCCTGCGCTGTATATTGTGATTACCGCTCCTCGGGACATagag ATTGTACTGAACAGTCAGCACGCAGCGAAGAAGGGAATGgtctataaatttttatacccCTTTGTCGGCGAAGGTCTCATAAGTGGCTCCGGCTCTG ATTTCAGCTGGATATCTCACAGGAAAATGTTCTTGACGACGATGAACCAACGAATTCTCCGCGAGCACGTCAAGATATTCGACAAAAGATGCcgaatgttgacgagaaagtTGGAGAATCTTGCTGATCGAAGAACAATCGACATTCACGATTACGTCGAAGGATGTACAATCGACCTTGCAAGTG AAACCATACTGGGATGCGACGACGTTAACGCACTGGACAATCCTGATCACGAATTCGCTCGAAGCACGGCCGA AATGTACGAAATCGTTTATACCCGGATGTTCCGGCTGTGGATGCACCCTGATTGCGTGTTCCGCTTGACCTCGAAGTACGAGAGACAACGCTGCATCGTTAAAGTAATTCATAATTTCACGGAGAAG TGCATCGCCGCCAAGAGGGAGGAATCGCTGAATAACTCGCACGACGTTGAAAGAATTTCTATACTGGAACAGATCCTCGAGGCTAACGACGTCACTCACGCATTAACCGACGATGAAATCAGAGACGAGATTTATACGGTCTTCTTAGCT GCCCAGGACACGCTCGCCATTGTCAGTAGTTTCGCCAGCTTGATGTTCGCCATGCACCCGGAGATTCAGGAGAAAGCGAGGAAAGAGATTCGGGAAATATGGAGCGAAGATGAACCGGTTACGTTGGAGCATTTGAATCGCATGAAATACTTGGAATGCTGCGTCAAAGAGACTTTGAGACTTTTTCCAATAGCCCCTCTGTTGATCAGGCATCTCAAATCCGAGCTTGCCCTTG GTACGTGCACCTTGCCAGAAAATTGTCAGGTTGTCATCGCAGCCTACGTCACTCATCGGAGCGAAAAATACTGGAGAAGTCCAGAGGAGTTTGTACCTGAAAGATTTACGAGCAAGGAGACGGCGGAGAGGCATTCTCACGTTTTTATTCCATTCAGCGGTGGCCCCATGAGCTGCATTG GTCAGAAGTACGCTTTGCTGGCTCTCAAAGCAATCTTGGCTCACGTTCTACAGCATTACAGAATGAACACCCACGTGAAAATGACCGACATCCAACTGAAATCCGATATATCGATTCGTTCGATTAACGGATACAAAGTTTCTCTCGAGGCCTTAATGAGCGAACGACGACACGATCGGTGCTGA